One segment of Setaria viridis chromosome 4, Setaria_viridis_v4.0, whole genome shotgun sequence DNA contains the following:
- the LOC117852449 gene encoding uncharacterized protein: protein MQPSAAAVASGERKYKGVRLRKWGRWVSEIRLPHSRERIWLGSYDTPEKAARAFDAAYLCLRGPAGVDGLNFPGSPPDVGRTSDPNEVYAAAVSHADTADAAALWDDAAEPPSEMLAHDDGAPAPALSPPLQVSVPSFDWSEELLADLPPLFSPAEVMSHAYLLPVSPAAADVTMEENDSCSPCPGLWSFDSSGDSPITDHVDK, encoded by the coding sequence ATGCagcccagcgcggcggcggtggcgtcgggaGAGAGGAAGTACAAGGGTGTGCGGCTGCGCAAGTGGGGCCGGTGGGTGTCGGAGATCCGCCTGCCCCACAGCCGCGAGCGGATATGGCTCGGTTCCTACGACACGCCGGAGAAGGCGGCGCGGGCGTTCGACGCCGCGTACCTCTGCCtccgcggccccgccggcgtTGACGGGCTCAACTTCCCGGGCTCGCCGCCGGACGTCGGCCGCACCAGCGACCCGAACGAGGTGTACGCGGCCGCAGTGTCCCACGCTGACacggccgacgccgccgctctgTGGGATGATGCAGCTGAGCCGCCGTCCGAGATGCTCGCGCATGATGACGGTGCGCCGGCTCCGGCCCTATCCCCCCCGCTGCAGGTGTCCGTTCCGAGCTTCGACTGGTCGGAGGAGCTGCTGGCCGACCTACCGCCGCTCTTCTCTCCAGCTGAGGTAATGAGCCATGCGTACTTGCTGCCAgtgtcaccggcggcggcggacgtcaCCATGGAGGAAAACGATAGCTGCTCACCATGCCCGGGGCTTTGGAGCTTTGATTCTAGTGGGGATAGTCCCATCACTGATCACGTTGACAAGTGA